The Deinococcus koreensis genome window below encodes:
- a CDS encoding EamA family transporter codes for MPRVALPPIPSLLLAMLSIQGGAAFAKTLFPALGAAGTTTLRVSLATAILMLVFRPNLRALTRADWQAIVPYGAALGLMNLAFYASLTWLPLGLAVTLEFLGPLLLSLVLSRRVADLAWVALAGLGVYLITPHGGGAGAVSPQGVALALGAGGMWALYILAGGAVGRRVPGTTGVVAGMLVAALVTLPFGAAQAAVGLGSAPLLAAAFGVAVLSSALPYTLEMRALRAIPARIFGVMMSVEPALAALSGLLFLGERLTTGQWLAMGCVIAASAGINLTSPRAHAEPEPPD; via the coding sequence ATGCCCCGGGTCGCCCTTCCTCCCATCCCCTCCCTGCTGCTGGCCATGCTGAGCATCCAGGGCGGCGCCGCCTTCGCCAAGACGCTCTTCCCGGCGCTGGGGGCGGCGGGCACGACCACGCTGCGGGTGTCGCTGGCCACCGCGATCCTGATGCTGGTGTTCCGCCCCAACCTGCGGGCACTCACGCGGGCCGACTGGCAGGCCATCGTGCCCTACGGCGCCGCGCTGGGCCTGATGAACCTGGCCTTCTACGCCTCGCTGACCTGGCTGCCGCTGGGGCTGGCGGTCACGCTGGAGTTCCTGGGGCCGCTACTGCTCTCGCTGGTGCTCTCGCGGCGCGTGGCCGATCTGGCGTGGGTGGCGCTGGCCGGGCTGGGCGTATACCTGATCACCCCGCATGGGGGCGGCGCCGGGGCCGTGTCGCCGCAGGGGGTCGCGCTGGCGCTGGGCGCGGGCGGCATGTGGGCGCTGTACATCCTGGCGGGCGGCGCGGTGGGGCGGCGGGTACCCGGCACGACCGGCGTGGTTGCGGGGATGCTGGTCGCGGCCCTGGTCACGCTGCCCTTCGGCGCGGCCCAGGCGGCGGTGGGCCTGGGCTCCGCGCCCCTGCTGGCGGCGGCCTTCGGGGTGGCGGTGCTCTCCAGCGCCCTGCCCTACACGCTGGAGATGCGCGCCCTGCGGGCCATCCCGGCCCGGATCTTCGGCGTCATGATGAGCGTGGAGCCAGCCCTGGCCGCCCTGAGCGGCCTGCTGTTCCTGGGCGAGCGGCTCACCACCGGGCAGTGGCTGGCGATGGGCTGCGTGATCGCCGCGAGCGCCGGCATCAACCTGACCAGCCCGCGGGCGCACGCCGAACCGGAGCCGCCGGACTGA
- a CDS encoding alpha/beta hydrolase family protein — protein MESFAQFSVDGQRLYGMLHTPDAPEGGAPPRGWPCVVMVHGFTGNRLETHRLFVVFSRMLALRGVASLRFDCRGSGESQGEFSEMTVSREVEDTLAACDYVRRQPGLDPERVMLLGFSLGGLVSTLAAAGASAHRLLLWAPALPELWLSQLRGGQLPAGISDVNGWPVGRGFFQELPRLRPLQAAAAWGGVARVLHGDADTTCPPEWGVRYAQALGADAVGIPGADHGFSSLPATEMLLSESLRFLRGE, from the coding sequence ATGGAAAGTTTCGCCCAGTTCAGCGTGGACGGCCAGCGTCTCTACGGGATGCTGCACACCCCCGATGCCCCGGAAGGCGGCGCCCCTCCGCGCGGCTGGCCCTGTGTGGTGATGGTGCACGGCTTCACCGGCAACCGGCTGGAGACCCACCGGCTGTTCGTGGTGTTCTCGCGGATGCTGGCCCTGCGCGGGGTGGCCAGCCTGCGCTTCGACTGCCGGGGCAGCGGCGAGTCCCAGGGGGAATTCAGCGAGATGACCGTCTCGCGCGAGGTCGAGGACACGCTGGCCGCCTGTGATTACGTGCGCCGCCAGCCCGGCCTCGACCCCGAGAGGGTGATGCTGCTGGGCTTCAGCCTGGGCGGGCTGGTGTCCACCCTGGCCGCCGCCGGGGCCAGCGCCCACCGGCTGCTGCTGTGGGCGCCCGCCCTGCCGGAACTGTGGCTCTCGCAGCTGCGGGGCGGGCAGCTGCCGGCCGGGATCAGCGACGTGAACGGCTGGCCGGTGGGGCGGGGCTTCTTCCAGGAACTGCCGCGCCTGCGCCCCCTGCAGGCGGCGGCGGCCTGGGGCGGGGTGGCCCGCGTGCTGCACGGCGACGCCGACACGACCTGTCCGCCCGAGTGGGGCGTGCGCTACGCCCAGGCCCTGGGAGCCGACGCGGTGGGCATTCCGGGCGCCGACCACGGCTTCAGCAGCCTGCCGGCCACCGAGATGCTGCTCTCGGAGAGCCTGCGTTTCCTACGCGGGGAGTGA
- the glgP gene encoding alpha-glucan family phosphorylase: MNVIGKVTVLPQLPPAIARLSELAYNLYWSWTPHAQELYRELDWESWERFQHNPVRTLLEVPQARLEELAADPAYLRRYAGVMADFDAYMGQTDTWARRHAPAMKPVAYFSMEYAYHESLPIYSGGLGVLAGDHCKSASDLGIPFTAVGMLFHQGYFRQLFDKDGWQTEAYDELDLTTLPITPATTASGEEARVKVRIGTRDVHVRVWSLNVGRIRVLLLDANVPENSEDDRKLTARLYGGNQELRVQQYLLLGVAGIRALRLLGVPAEVYHMNEGHAALLGLERIREAVAAGLDFRAAVESVASSTLFTTHTPVAAGNDAFSYEMMDRYMAKWPGLLNVSRDELYALAEHEQVWDNHLVPTFSMTVFALNMSRAANGVSELHGEVSRKMWNFLYEGARPEEVPIGHVTNGAHNLTFTSQPMRNLLSTVLPTDWTQRLEDEAMWGAVEGLTDAQLQGVQLAMKSEMIRFVRSRMRDQMIRNGASAADVAATDTLMSENALTIGFARRFATYKRATLLFRDKARLSRIVNNPERPVQFVFAGKAHPADNPGKAFIQEIYKVSQEPEFRGKIVILENYDMNVARHLVQGVDIWLNNPRRPLEASGTSGMKASFNGSPNFSVLDGWWREGCDGTNGWPIGEEREYADLNVQDDADAYSLYQTLESEIVPRYYGTLAGAESWAHTVRRSIETVSPRFSMQRQVIDYVQKYYIPVGERGAQVAADHARRAREIAGWKTWVRQQWPYTSISAQATLPATSQPGQTVPVTAQVNSAGINLDDLRVEAVLERSGHVTRVPLRSQGNGAFCADVPLNDSGLYSVGVRMVPVLGGLSNELEAGLIKWA; the protein is encoded by the coding sequence ATGAACGTCATCGGGAAAGTCACTGTGCTGCCTCAGCTGCCGCCCGCCATCGCGCGGCTGTCCGAGCTGGCTTACAACCTCTACTGGTCGTGGACGCCCCACGCCCAGGAGCTGTACCGCGAACTGGACTGGGAAAGTTGGGAGCGCTTCCAACACAACCCGGTGAGAACCCTGCTGGAAGTGCCCCAGGCCCGCCTGGAGGAGCTGGCCGCCGATCCGGCCTACCTGCGGCGCTACGCCGGGGTGATGGCCGACTTCGACGCCTACATGGGCCAGACGGACACCTGGGCCCGCCGCCACGCGCCCGCCATGAAGCCCGTGGCCTATTTCTCGATGGAATACGCCTACCACGAGTCGCTGCCGATCTACTCGGGCGGCCTGGGCGTGCTGGCCGGCGACCACTGCAAGAGCGCCTCCGACCTGGGCATCCCCTTTACGGCGGTGGGGATGCTGTTCCACCAGGGCTACTTCCGGCAGCTGTTCGACAAGGACGGCTGGCAGACCGAGGCCTACGACGAGCTGGATCTGACCACCCTGCCCATCACGCCGGCCACCACGGCCAGCGGCGAGGAAGCGCGCGTCAAGGTGCGGATCGGCACGCGCGACGTGCATGTGCGTGTGTGGTCGCTGAACGTGGGGCGTATCCGGGTGCTGCTGCTGGACGCCAACGTGCCCGAGAACAGCGAGGACGACCGCAAGCTGACCGCCCGCCTCTACGGCGGCAACCAGGAACTGCGCGTGCAGCAGTACCTCCTGCTGGGGGTGGCGGGCATCCGCGCCCTGAGGCTGCTGGGCGTGCCGGCCGAGGTCTACCACATGAACGAGGGCCACGCCGCGCTGCTGGGCCTGGAGCGCATCCGCGAGGCCGTGGCGGCCGGGCTCGACTTCCGCGCGGCGGTTGAGAGCGTGGCCAGCTCCACCCTGTTCACCACCCACACCCCGGTCGCCGCCGGCAACGACGCCTTCTCGTACGAGATGATGGACCGCTACATGGCCAAGTGGCCGGGGCTGCTGAACGTCAGCCGCGACGAGCTGTACGCGCTGGCCGAGCACGAGCAGGTCTGGGACAACCACCTCGTGCCCACCTTCTCGATGACCGTCTTCGCGCTGAACATGAGCCGCGCGGCGAACGGCGTCTCGGAGCTTCACGGCGAGGTGTCCCGCAAGATGTGGAACTTCCTCTACGAGGGCGCCCGCCCCGAGGAGGTGCCCATCGGGCACGTGACCAACGGCGCGCACAACCTGACCTTCACCTCGCAGCCCATGCGCAACCTTCTCTCGACTGTGCTGCCCACCGACTGGACGCAGCGCCTGGAGGACGAGGCCATGTGGGGCGCCGTGGAGGGGCTGACCGACGCCCAGCTGCAGGGCGTCCAGCTCGCCATGAAGAGCGAGATGATCCGCTTCGTGCGCTCGCGGATGCGCGACCAGATGATCCGCAACGGGGCCTCGGCCGCCGACGTGGCCGCCACCGACACGCTGATGAGCGAGAACGCCCTGACCATCGGCTTCGCGCGCCGATTCGCCACCTACAAGCGCGCCACGCTGCTGTTCCGCGACAAGGCGCGCCTGAGCCGCATCGTGAACAATCCGGAGCGGCCCGTGCAGTTCGTGTTCGCCGGCAAGGCTCACCCCGCCGACAACCCCGGCAAGGCCTTCATCCAGGAGATCTACAAGGTGTCGCAGGAACCCGAGTTCCGCGGCAAGATCGTGATCCTGGAAAACTACGACATGAACGTGGCCCGCCACCTCGTGCAGGGCGTGGACATCTGGCTGAACAACCCGCGCCGCCCGCTGGAGGCCTCGGGCACCAGCGGCATGAAGGCCAGCTTCAACGGCTCGCCCAACTTCAGCGTGCTGGACGGCTGGTGGCGTGAGGGCTGCGACGGCACCAACGGCTGGCCCATCGGCGAGGAGCGCGAGTACGCTGACCTGAACGTGCAGGACGACGCCGACGCCTACAGCCTGTACCAGACCCTGGAGAGCGAGATCGTGCCGCGCTACTACGGCACCCTGGCCGGCGCGGAGTCGTGGGCGCACACGGTACGCCGGTCCATCGAGACCGTCAGCCCGCGCTTCTCCATGCAGCGTCAGGTCATCGATTACGTGCAGAAGTACTACATTCCGGTGGGTGAACGCGGCGCCCAGGTGGCGGCCGACCACGCCCGGCGTGCCCGCGAGATCGCCGGCTGGAAGACCTGGGTGCGCCAGCAGTGGCCCTACACCAGCATCAGCGCCCAGGCGACGCTGCCCGCCACCAGCCAGCCCGGCCAGACCGTGCCCGTGACCGCCCAGGTGAACTCGGCCGGGATCAACCTGGACGACCTGCGGGTCGAGGCCGTGCTGGAGCGCTCCGGCCATGTCACGCGGGTGCCGCTGCGGAGCCAGGGCAACGGAGCCTTCTGCGCCGACGTGCCCCTGAACGACAGCGGCCTGTACTCGGTGGGCGTGCGGATGGTGCCGGTGCTGGGTGGCCTGAGCAACGAGCTGGAAGCCGGCCTGATCAAGTGGGCGTGA
- a CDS encoding PEP-utilizing enzyme has translation MTAAPAPDRPAPGWWPLDDLPQTSLTPLELGVARLGLQGRARGLAAALSLPDPGGLSRRLIAQRQGRLFVHAGHLEALCAPLPPAQARAFRTALGLPGPLGPEEVPELPAPRPRLNVLAPAARADAALHGRAASHAAHDPATDLTHAMQQLADAPGALSAYNAALASEALRGLCWHWLDTRSALHLELLGGLGETDGPGVTSARAAWQQVETTLSGARRSAARALVGEARAQHLALQRHLQEQRDARRALIRAAMQGAGDLRRGGHLNRSADVRWLTPAELRDALDGTLDPTTLRGLTQLRRLQHVAGSGVPTWRAVGQQFQAAALSTGVRDGLLHVWQPGVAVPEGRIVLCAELFPWQWPQLQGAAALLLDRAGEHSPAALHARAIGLPALSLRGRRPEWLQGGAFVRLNGHQGTLTLLRRAERTGEETGLKDGGAPEFAFSGTPSASATARSEPLIPTDGASLNASPVNPTSLAPPSRLVPSEITTISLDFDPV, from the coding sequence ATGACTGCTGCTCCCGCCCCTGATCGGCCCGCCCCCGGGTGGTGGCCGCTGGACGATCTTCCCCAGACCTCGCTCACTCCGCTGGAGCTGGGCGTGGCGCGCCTGGGCCTGCAGGGCCGCGCGCGCGGGCTGGCCGCCGCCCTCTCGCTGCCCGATCCCGGCGGCCTCTCCCGGCGCCTGATCGCCCAGCGCCAGGGCCGCCTGTTCGTCCACGCCGGCCACCTGGAGGCGCTGTGTGCGCCGCTGCCCCCGGCCCAGGCGCGTGCGTTCCGGACCGCGCTGGGCCTGCCCGGCCCCCTGGGCCCGGAAGAGGTGCCGGAGCTTCCGGCCCCCCGCCCGCGCCTGAACGTGCTGGCACCGGCGGCCCGCGCCGACGCCGCGCTTCACGGCCGTGCCGCCTCCCACGCGGCTCACGATCCCGCTACCGACCTGACCCACGCCATGCAGCAGCTGGCCGACGCTCCCGGCGCGCTCAGCGCCTACAACGCGGCGCTGGCCAGCGAGGCGCTGCGGGGGCTGTGCTGGCACTGGCTGGACACCCGCAGCGCCCTGCACCTGGAACTGCTGGGCGGTCTGGGCGAAACGGACGGCCCCGGAGTGACCTCGGCCCGCGCGGCGTGGCAGCAGGTCGAGACCACCCTGAGCGGGGCCCGCCGCAGCGCCGCCCGCGCGCTGGTGGGCGAGGCGCGGGCGCAGCACCTGGCCCTGCAGCGGCACCTGCAGGAGCAGCGCGACGCCCGCCGGGCGCTGATCCGCGCCGCCATGCAGGGGGCGGGCGACCTGCGCCGGGGCGGGCACCTGAACCGCAGCGCCGACGTCCGCTGGCTGACCCCGGCCGAACTGCGCGACGCCCTGGACGGCACCCTGGATCCCACGACCCTGCGCGGCCTCACGCAGCTGCGCCGGTTGCAGCACGTGGCGGGCTCCGGCGTGCCCACCTGGAGGGCGGTCGGCCAGCAGTTCCAGGCGGCGGCGCTCTCCACCGGGGTGCGCGACGGACTCCTGCACGTGTGGCAGCCCGGCGTGGCGGTGCCGGAAGGCCGGATCGTCCTGTGCGCCGAACTGTTCCCCTGGCAGTGGCCGCAGCTCCAGGGCGCCGCCGCGCTGCTCCTCGACCGCGCGGGCGAACACTCCCCGGCCGCGCTGCACGCCCGCGCCATCGGGCTGCCGGCGCTGAGCCTGCGGGGCCGGCGGCCCGAATGGCTGCAAGGCGGCGCGTTCGTGCGCCTCAACGGCCACCAGGGCACCCTGACCCTGCTGCGCCGGGCCGAGAGAACGGGAGAGGAGACCGGGCTGAAGGATGGTGGGGCACCTGAGTTCGCGTTCTCCGGGACTCCGTCCGCGTCGGCCACCGCCCGGTCGGAGCCCCTGATCCCGACAGACGGCGCCTCCCTGAACGCCTCACCTGTGAACCCCACCTCCCTGGCGCCCCCATCCAGGCTGGTGCCCAGCGAGATCACCACCATCAGTCTGGACTTCGACCCGGTCTGA
- a CDS encoding thiolase family protein has product MTRPPLKAADLHDHDVVIVSAVRTAIGTIRGGLSAVRPDDLAGRVIREAVARAGVPADQIEEVVFGCANQAGEDNRNVARMAGLLAGLPDSVAGVTLNRLCASGLAAVNTAARAIRCGDGDLYVAGGVESMTRAPLSMPKGAQPFASGNVTVYDTTLGWRYPNPALEARFPLEAMGETAENIVERSREGAYAGGEISRADQDAFALDSQRRAVAALNAGTFRDEIVPVEVRGRRGTTLFDTDEHPRVQRQGDTFTLATDAETLAGLKPAFRPGGSVTAGNASGLNDGAAALVLASATKARELGLTPLARWVGGAAAGVDARVMGLGPIPATRKLLARTGLSVADLDLIELNEAFAAQALACIRELGLDQSRVNVNGGAIALGHPLGMSGARLVVALTHELGRRGARYGLATLCVGVGQGEAAIIERVEA; this is encoded by the coding sequence ATGACCCGCCCCCCCCTGAAAGCTGCCGACCTGCACGACCACGACGTGGTGATCGTCTCCGCCGTCCGGACGGCCATCGGCACCATCCGGGGCGGCCTGTCGGCGGTGAGGCCCGACGATCTGGCCGGGCGGGTGATCCGCGAGGCCGTGGCGCGGGCCGGGGTGCCGGCTGACCAGATCGAGGAGGTGGTCTTCGGCTGCGCGAACCAGGCCGGCGAGGACAACCGCAACGTGGCCCGCATGGCGGGTCTGCTGGCGGGTCTGCCTGACTCGGTGGCCGGCGTGACCCTGAACCGCCTGTGCGCCAGCGGGCTCGCGGCCGTGAACACCGCCGCCCGCGCCATCCGCTGCGGCGACGGCGACCTCTACGTGGCGGGCGGGGTGGAGAGCATGACCCGCGCGCCGCTGTCCATGCCCAAGGGGGCCCAGCCCTTCGCGAGCGGTAACGTCACGGTGTACGACACGACCCTGGGCTGGAGGTATCCGAACCCGGCGCTGGAGGCCCGCTTTCCGCTGGAGGCGATGGGCGAGACCGCCGAGAACATCGTGGAGCGGAGCCGGGAGGGGGCCTACGCCGGCGGCGAGATCAGCCGCGCGGATCAGGACGCCTTCGCCCTGGACTCGCAGCGCCGGGCGGTGGCGGCCCTGAACGCCGGCACCTTCAGGGATGAGATCGTGCCCGTGGAGGTCAGGGGGCGCCGGGGCACGACCCTCTTCGACACCGACGAGCACCCCCGCGTCCAGCGGCAGGGGGACACCTTCACCCTTGCCACCGATGCCGAGACGCTGGCCGGACTCAAGCCCGCCTTTCGCCCGGGGGGCAGCGTCACTGCCGGGAACGCGTCCGGCCTGAACGACGGCGCCGCCGCCCTGGTGCTGGCGAGCGCCACGAAGGCCCGCGAGCTGGGCCTGACCCCGCTGGCCCGCTGGGTGGGCGGCGCGGCGGCCGGCGTGGACGCCCGCGTGATGGGCCTGGGCCCCATTCCCGCGACCCGCAAGCTGCTCGCGCGCACCGGCCTGAGCGTGGCCGATCTCGACCTGATCGAGCTGAACGAGGCCTTCGCCGCGCAGGCGCTGGCCTGTATCCGCGAACTGGGGCTGGATCAGAGCCGGGTGAACGTGAACGGCGGCGCCATCGCGCTGGGGCACCCGCTGGGCATGAGCGGCGCGCGGCTGGTCGTGGCCCTGACCCACGAGCTAGGGCGCCGGGGGGCCCGTTATGGCCTGGCAACCCTCTGCGTGGGGGTCGGGCAGGGCGAGGCCGCGATCATCGAGCGGGTGGAGGCGTGA
- a CDS encoding peroxiredoxin: MSLRVGQRAPDFEKRSDDGRLIRLADLRGRWVVLFFYPRAGSMGCSVEAQRFEAALPEFTRLGAEVIGVSTDTEARQASFRDTCTLSFPLLPDSDRSVCRAYGVMAGLGGLLGMAARETFLIDPQGLLAGRYRTANPGAHASAALGDLERLQSQPAGSLPA, translated from the coding sequence ATGAGCCTCCGTGTCGGCCAGCGCGCCCCAGATTTCGAGAAACGCAGCGACGACGGCCGCCTGATCCGGCTCGCGGACTTGCGGGGCCGCTGGGTGGTGCTGTTCTTCTACCCGCGCGCCGGTTCGATGGGCTGCTCGGTCGAGGCCCAGCGCTTCGAGGCCGCCCTGCCGGAATTCACCCGGCTGGGCGCCGAGGTGATCGGGGTGAGCACCGACACCGAGGCCCGCCAGGCCAGCTTCCGCGACACCTGCACCCTGAGTTTTCCCCTGCTGCCCGACAGCGACCGCTCGGTGTGCCGGGCCTACGGGGTCATGGCGGGGCTGGGCGGCCTGCTGGGCATGGCCGCCCGCGAGACCTTCCTGATCGACCCGCAGGGCCTGCTGGCCGGCCGCTACCGCACGGCCAACCCCGGCGCCCATGCCAGCGCGGCGCTGGGCGACCTCGAACGCCTGCAGAGCCAGCCGGCCGGCTCACTCCCCGCGTAG
- the pcaC gene encoding 4-carboxymuconolactone decarboxylase, which yields MDDMFEKGRRKRSQVMGAEFVERALGGPPDAFGADFQRFLTEYAWGAVWGRGNLTDRERHMITLGILAALGREKELEGHIRATANTGVSERDLSDVLHQVAVYAGVPAGLSALNTARRVFAQRDGEG from the coding sequence ATGGACGATATGTTCGAGAAGGGCCGGCGCAAGCGCTCGCAGGTCATGGGGGCCGAGTTCGTGGAACGGGCGCTGGGGGGGCCGCCGGACGCCTTCGGGGCGGACTTCCAGCGCTTCCTGACCGAGTATGCCTGGGGCGCCGTGTGGGGCCGCGGGAACCTGACGGATCGCGAGCGGCACATGATCACCCTGGGCATCCTGGCCGCGCTGGGCCGCGAGAAGGAGCTGGAGGGCCATATCCGCGCCACGGCCAATACCGGCGTCAGCGAGCGCGACCTGAGCGACGTGCTGCATCAGGTGGCCGTGTACGCGGGCGTACCGGCGGGCCTGAGCGCCCTGAATACGGCCAGGCGCGTGTTCGCTCAGAGGGACGGCGAGGGCTGA
- a CDS encoding nucleoside hydrolase, translating into MTSSSLPSPRPVILDGDPGLDDAVAWLLALASPELEVLALSTVHGNVGLPLTTRNAGVVLALAGPAGEGVPYGAGADQPLVVAETTAASIHGASGLPASDLPEPLRAPESEHAVHALIRRARARPGEITLIASGPLTNLALALRLAPELPGLLREVVWMGGSTAQGNRTAAAEANALSDPHAARIVFESGLRLSMVGLNVTMRCIATPERIHALRELGTRAGRVCAELLTFYAGVYRARYGLEGGALHDPLAVAAALRPELLDWQDMFVEVEVQPGPNLGRTVCDLYGVGGHAPNASVAVGVRHEAFFALLLERLATLP; encoded by the coding sequence GTGACTTCCTCTTCCCTGCCTTCCCCCCGGCCGGTCATCCTCGACGGCGATCCCGGCCTGGACGACGCAGTGGCCTGGCTGCTGGCCCTGGCGAGTCCGGAGCTGGAGGTGCTGGCCCTGAGCACCGTCCACGGCAACGTGGGCCTGCCGCTGACCACGCGCAACGCCGGCGTGGTGCTGGCCCTGGCCGGCCCGGCCGGCGAGGGGGTGCCCTACGGTGCCGGCGCCGACCAGCCGCTGGTGGTCGCCGAGACCACGGCCGCCTCCATCCACGGCGCAAGCGGGCTTCCCGCCAGCGATCTGCCCGAACCGCTCAGGGCACCGGAAAGCGAGCACGCCGTCCACGCCCTGATCCGCCGCGCGAGGGCCCGGCCGGGCGAGATCACGCTGATCGCCAGCGGCCCGCTCACCAATCTGGCGCTGGCGTTGCGGCTGGCGCCGGAGCTGCCCGGCCTGCTGCGGGAGGTGGTCTGGATGGGCGGCAGCACGGCTCAGGGCAACCGCACCGCCGCCGCCGAGGCCAACGCCCTGTCGGACCCGCACGCGGCGCGGATCGTGTTCGAGTCCGGCCTGCGGCTCAGCATGGTGGGCCTGAACGTAACCATGCGGTGCATCGCCACGCCGGAGCGTATCCATGCGCTGCGGGAGCTGGGCACCCGGGCTGGGCGGGTCTGCGCGGAGCTGCTCACCTTCTACGCCGGGGTCTACCGCGCCCGCTACGGGCTGGAGGGTGGGGCGCTGCACGATCCGCTGGCGGTGGCCGCAGCCCTGCGCCCGGAACTGCTGGACTGGCAGGACATGTTTGTGGAGGTCGAGGTGCAGCCGGGGCCGAACCTGGGCCGGACGGTGTGCGACCTGTACGGCGTGGGCGGCCACGCGCCCAACGCCTCGGTGGCGGTCGGCGTGCGCCACGAGGCCTTTTTCGCACTGCTGCTGGAGCGGCTGGCCACCCTGCCCTGA
- the tilS gene encoding tRNA lysidine(34) synthetase TilS → MSTVPLALSGPLAAYRERAVVVGVSGGADSVALLRALLLVGARPVVAHLDHALRPGSADDAAWVAALAARLGVRAEGVRVDVAGVASRRGWNLEDAARRVRYDFLSRVARQSGAGFILTAHTRRDQAETVLVGLLRGEAVLSGIPAARGKVRRPWLEVGRPEVEAFLHALRQDWRDDPSNADPAYTRAWLRREVMPRLTARFPGLEGSLARLARQQGQDNEALGALAAGVTAHVPRETLAPAVLRRLVRQELRAAGLDVHAGQVGRLAEALGSGETAHLTLPRGADVTVTGGRLFSGPQGYRSPAFPLPAGWALRTRQDGDRIRLLGGTRKLSDVFTDLRVPRADRDRVPVLVSADRAEGDAVPWKESVQWIGLTPPVWAVGAREHAGQPEDPLHAAMGEALALAREAAGSREVPVGAVVLGPDGALVGRGRNTSRADGDMTRHAELAALWGAAATLGTPYLTGCTLVVTLEPCPMCLGAALEARVGHIVFGARNVKAGALGGVTDLLAHRWGHAPQVTGGVRAPEAARLLRETFRTLRRASPAGSHRESGHREGPDHPEGL, encoded by the coding sequence GTGTCCACTGTGCCGCTGGCCCTGAGCGGGCCGCTCGCCGCGTACCGGGAGCGGGCGGTGGTGGTCGGCGTGTCGGGCGGGGCCGATTCCGTGGCCCTGCTGCGCGCCCTGCTGCTGGTCGGCGCGCGGCCGGTGGTGGCCCACCTGGATCATGCGCTGCGCCCCGGTTCGGCCGACGACGCGGCCTGGGTGGCGGCGCTGGCGGCCCGCCTGGGGGTGAGGGCCGAGGGCGTGCGGGTGGACGTGGCCGGGGTCGCCTCGCGGCGGGGCTGGAACCTGGAGGACGCCGCCCGGCGCGTGCGCTACGATTTCCTCTCGCGGGTGGCCCGGCAGTCCGGCGCGGGGTTCATCCTGACCGCCCACACCCGCCGTGACCAGGCCGAGACGGTACTCGTGGGGCTGCTGCGGGGCGAGGCCGTGCTGAGCGGCATTCCGGCAGCGCGGGGCAAGGTCCGGCGGCCCTGGCTGGAGGTGGGCCGGCCCGAGGTCGAGGCCTTCCTGCACGCGCTGCGCCAGGACTGGCGCGACGATCCCAGCAACGCCGATCCCGCCTACACGCGGGCCTGGCTGCGGCGCGAGGTCATGCCGCGGCTCACGGCGCGCTTCCCCGGCCTGGAGGGCAGCCTGGCCCGGCTCGCGCGGCAGCAGGGCCAGGACAACGAGGCCCTGGGGGCGCTCGCCGCGGGAGTCACGGCCCACGTCCCCAGGGAGACCCTTGCGCCCGCGGTACTGCGGCGGCTCGTGCGTCAGGAGCTGCGGGCGGCGGGCCTGGACGTGCACGCCGGGCAGGTGGGCCGGCTCGCCGAGGCGCTGGGCTCGGGGGAGACCGCGCACCTGACCCTGCCGCGCGGCGCCGACGTGACCGTCACGGGCGGGCGCCTGTTCTCCGGGCCGCAGGGGTACCGTTCGCCTGCGTTCCCGCTGCCGGCCGGCTGGGCGCTGCGAACCCGGCAGGACGGCGACCGCATCCGGCTGCTGGGAGGCACGCGCAAGCTGAGCGACGTGTTCACGGATCTGAGGGTGCCGCGCGCCGACCGTGACCGGGTGCCGGTGCTGGTCTCAGCGGATCGGGCGGAGGGGGACGCCGTGCCGTGGAAGGAGTCCGTGCAGTGGATCGGCCTGACGCCCCCGGTCTGGGCGGTCGGTGCCCGCGAGCACGCCGGCCAGCCCGAAGACCCCCTGCACGCCGCGATGGGCGAGGCGCTGGCTCTGGCCCGCGAGGCGGCCGGGTCACGGGAGGTGCCGGTCGGGGCAGTGGTGCTCGGCCCGGACGGCGCGCTGGTGGGCCGGGGCCGCAATACCAGCCGCGCCGACGGCGACATGACCCGACACGCCGAACTCGCGGCGCTGTGGGGGGCGGCCGCCACGCTGGGCACCCCCTACCTGACAGGCTGCACCCTGGTCGTGACCCTGGAACCCTGCCCGATGTGTCTGGGCGCCGCGCTGGAGGCCCGCGTGGGGCACATCGTCTTCGGGGCCCGCAACGTCAAGGCGGGGGCGCTGGGCGGCGTGACCGACCTGCTGGCCCACCGCTGGGGCCACGCGCCGCAGGTCACGGGGGGGGTGCGGGCCCCCGAGGCGGCGCGGCTGCTGCGCGAGACCTTCCGCACCCTGCGCCGTGCCAGCCCCGCCGGATCCCATCGCGAATCCGGTCACCGTGAAGGCCCGGATCACCCCGAAGGCCTGTGA